One part of the Tachysurus fulvidraco isolate hzauxx_2018 chromosome 23, HZAU_PFXX_2.0, whole genome shotgun sequence genome encodes these proteins:
- the rnf207b gene encoding RING finger protein 207 isoform X2: protein MSGGIFSPLDKLFDPDSANCHPLVCHLCREQYEHPCLLDCYHTFCASCLRGRAVDSRLTCPLCGHQSIVKGVCALPQEDRLLKFLVDNSADSEEVVQCANCDWECKKQDVDAMYYCNTCNQPLCGNCREATHKAKMFSRHEIVSLAKRTKEAHKKCALHEELYIMFSTEKKSMLCINCFRDMPVESRAHCIDIETAYMQGCEKLDQAVLAVKELQTSAREAIVLLKAMIGEVRANVDEEESAICTLFNSMQEKLAERKKILLKAAQSQHEEKERAFKEQLSHLAALLPTLQVHLVTCSAFLSSANKFEFLDMGYQLMERLKKIVKLPHRLRPSQSSKINTEYRSEFARCLEPLLLLGQRRSVSTAGSVSGLGNSGGLLPSVTCHSQTGGHMTLDSSVVRKPTSHRYISTKVLLAEGGESPFMDHCRNYENSYKNLQTEIQKLKDQVQETHRDLTKHHSLIKTDTMSEILDRSLEMDREISSEYKSVEIMRAMFEEIWEETFQRVANEQEIYEAQLHDLVQLKQENSYLTTIARQIGPYIRSIAKVKERLEPRLKEPKELKDDCTETMLKLYEDSSMAADTQHSNELTCAHEDFCNLNLSDDSSLKSKDLYRLNKQKCTTDTSHCIPVKPQLS from the exons ATGTCTGGAGGAATCTTCTCTCCTTTGGATAAACTTTTTGACCCAGACAGTGCAAACTGCCATCCGCTGGTGTGTCACTTGTGCCGTGAGCAATATGAGCATCCGTGCCTACTGGACTGTTACCACACTTTCTGTGCCAGCTGCCTGCGCGGTAGAGCCGTGGACAGCCGGCTTACATGCCCCCTCTGTGG GCACCAGTCTATTGTGAAAGGGGTGTGTGCGTTGCCTCAAGAGGACCGACTGCTGAAGTTCTTGGTGGATAATTCTGCAGACAGCGAGGAAGTCGTGCAGTGTGCCAACTGTGACTGGGAGTGCAAGAAACAG GATGTGGATGCAATGTATTATTGCAACACTTGCAACCAGCCCCTTTGTGGAAACTGCAGAGAAGCCACCCACAAGGCCAAGATGTTCTCACGCCATGAAATTGTCTCCCTGGCAAAGCGCACCAAAGAAGCCCACAAAAAGTGTG CCCTCCATGAAGAACTATACATCATGTTCTCTACAGAGAAGAAGTCTATGCTTTGCATCAACTGTTTCCGAGACATGCCAGT GGAGAGCAGAGCGCACTGCATTGATATTGAGACAGCCTATATGCAAGGCTGTGAAAAACTGGACCAAGCCGTTTTA GCTGTGAAAGAACTCCAGACATCAGCACGAGAAGCCATTGTTCTCCTGAAAGCTATGATTGGAGAAGTCAGGGCGAATGTGGACGAGGAGGAGAGTGCAATTTGTACCCTTTTTAACAGCATGCAG GAAAAActagcagagagaaagaagattCTGCTTAAAGCAGCTCAGAG CCAGCATGAGGAGAAGGAACGGGCTTTTAAAGAGCAGCTGTCACACCTGGCTGCACTGCTGCCAACTCTCCAG GTCCATCTGGTTACATGCTCTGCTTTCCTTAGTTCAGCAAACAAGTTTGAGTTTCTAGACATGGGTTAT CAACTGATGGAGAGGCTGAAGAAGATTGTGAAGCTGCCACACAGACTCAGACCATCACAGAGCAGTAAG ATCAACACGGAGTATCGTTCGGAATTTGCCCGCTGTCTGGAGCCCCTGTTACTTCTGGGTCAGCGACGCTCAGTGTCCACGGCAGGCAGCGTCTCAGGACTGGGCAACAGTGGTGGACT GCTGCCATCTGTGACCTGTCACTCCCAAACAGGCGGACATATGACTCTAGACTCCTCAGTGGTCCGAAAACCCACTTCTCACCGCTACATCAGCACTAAGGTCCTCCTGGCTGAGGGTGGAGAAAGTCCCTTCATGGACCATTGCCGAAATTATGAGAACAGCTACAAG AACTTGCAGACAGAAATCCAGAAGCTTAAAGACCAGGTGCAGGAGACTCACAGAGACCTGACTAAACATCATTCCCTCATAAAGACAGACACCATGAGCGAAATCCTGGATAGGTCTctggagatggacagagagatcTCATCAGAATACAAATCTGTCGAGATCATGAGGGCCATGTTTGAAGAG ATCTGGGAAGAGACGTTCCAAAGGGTGGCAAACGAGCAAGAAATTTATGAAG CACAACTTCATGACTTAGTTCAGTTAAAGCAAGAAAATTCCTACCTGACGACTATTGCTCGGCAAATAGGTCCATATATACGATCCATAGCGAAGGTGAAGGAACGCCTAGAACCCAG GCTCAAGGAGCCAAAGGAGCTTAAAGATGACTGCACTGAGACCATGCTGAAACTTTATGAGGACAGCAGCATGGCAGCTGATACTCAGCACAG CAATGAACTAACATGTGCCCATGAAGACTTCTGCAATCTGAATCTATCTGACGACTCCAGTCTCAAAAGCAAGGACCTGTACAGGCTGAACAAGCAGAAATGTACCACAGACACGAGCCACTGCATCCCTGTTAAACCACAACTCAGCTGA
- the rnf207b gene encoding RING finger protein 207 isoform X1 yields the protein MSGGIFSPLDKLFDPDSANCHPLVCHLCREQYEHPCLLDCYHTFCASCLRGRAVDSRLTCPLCGHQSIVKGVCALPQEDRLLKFLVDNSADSEEVVQCANCDWECKKQDVDAMYYCNTCNQPLCGNCREATHKAKMFSRHEIVSLAKRTKEAHKKCALHEELYIMFSTEKKSMLCINCFRDMPVESRAHCIDIETAYMQGCEKLDQAVLAVKELQTSAREAIVLLKAMIGEVRANVDEEESAICTLFNSMQEKLAERKKILLKAAQSQHEEKERAFKEQLSHLAALLPTLQVHLVTCSAFLSSANKFEFLDMGYQLMERLKKIVKLPHRLRPSQSSKINTEYRSEFARCLEPLLLLGQRRSVSTAGSVSGLGNSGGLLPSVTCHSQTGGHMTLDSSVVRKPTSHRYISTKVLLAEGGESPFMDHCRNYENSYKNLQTEIQKLKDQVQETHRDLTKHHSLIKTDTMSEILDRSLEMDREISSEYKSVEIMRAMFEEIWEETFQRVANEQEIYEAQLHDLVQLKQENSYLTTIARQIGPYIRSIAKVKERLEPSRLKEPKELKDDCTETMLKLYEDSSMAADTQHSNELTCAHEDFCNLNLSDDSSLKSKDLYRLNKQKCTTDTSHCIPVKPQLS from the exons ATGTCTGGAGGAATCTTCTCTCCTTTGGATAAACTTTTTGACCCAGACAGTGCAAACTGCCATCCGCTGGTGTGTCACTTGTGCCGTGAGCAATATGAGCATCCGTGCCTACTGGACTGTTACCACACTTTCTGTGCCAGCTGCCTGCGCGGTAGAGCCGTGGACAGCCGGCTTACATGCCCCCTCTGTGG GCACCAGTCTATTGTGAAAGGGGTGTGTGCGTTGCCTCAAGAGGACCGACTGCTGAAGTTCTTGGTGGATAATTCTGCAGACAGCGAGGAAGTCGTGCAGTGTGCCAACTGTGACTGGGAGTGCAAGAAACAG GATGTGGATGCAATGTATTATTGCAACACTTGCAACCAGCCCCTTTGTGGAAACTGCAGAGAAGCCACCCACAAGGCCAAGATGTTCTCACGCCATGAAATTGTCTCCCTGGCAAAGCGCACCAAAGAAGCCCACAAAAAGTGTG CCCTCCATGAAGAACTATACATCATGTTCTCTACAGAGAAGAAGTCTATGCTTTGCATCAACTGTTTCCGAGACATGCCAGT GGAGAGCAGAGCGCACTGCATTGATATTGAGACAGCCTATATGCAAGGCTGTGAAAAACTGGACCAAGCCGTTTTA GCTGTGAAAGAACTCCAGACATCAGCACGAGAAGCCATTGTTCTCCTGAAAGCTATGATTGGAGAAGTCAGGGCGAATGTGGACGAGGAGGAGAGTGCAATTTGTACCCTTTTTAACAGCATGCAG GAAAAActagcagagagaaagaagattCTGCTTAAAGCAGCTCAGAG CCAGCATGAGGAGAAGGAACGGGCTTTTAAAGAGCAGCTGTCACACCTGGCTGCACTGCTGCCAACTCTCCAG GTCCATCTGGTTACATGCTCTGCTTTCCTTAGTTCAGCAAACAAGTTTGAGTTTCTAGACATGGGTTAT CAACTGATGGAGAGGCTGAAGAAGATTGTGAAGCTGCCACACAGACTCAGACCATCACAGAGCAGTAAG ATCAACACGGAGTATCGTTCGGAATTTGCCCGCTGTCTGGAGCCCCTGTTACTTCTGGGTCAGCGACGCTCAGTGTCCACGGCAGGCAGCGTCTCAGGACTGGGCAACAGTGGTGGACT GCTGCCATCTGTGACCTGTCACTCCCAAACAGGCGGACATATGACTCTAGACTCCTCAGTGGTCCGAAAACCCACTTCTCACCGCTACATCAGCACTAAGGTCCTCCTGGCTGAGGGTGGAGAAAGTCCCTTCATGGACCATTGCCGAAATTATGAGAACAGCTACAAG AACTTGCAGACAGAAATCCAGAAGCTTAAAGACCAGGTGCAGGAGACTCACAGAGACCTGACTAAACATCATTCCCTCATAAAGACAGACACCATGAGCGAAATCCTGGATAGGTCTctggagatggacagagagatcTCATCAGAATACAAATCTGTCGAGATCATGAGGGCCATGTTTGAAGAG ATCTGGGAAGAGACGTTCCAAAGGGTGGCAAACGAGCAAGAAATTTATGAAG CACAACTTCATGACTTAGTTCAGTTAAAGCAAGAAAATTCCTACCTGACGACTATTGCTCGGCAAATAGGTCCATATATACGATCCATAGCGAAGGTGAAGGAACGCCTAGAACCCAG CAGGCTCAAGGAGCCAAAGGAGCTTAAAGATGACTGCACTGAGACCATGCTGAAACTTTATGAGGACAGCAGCATGGCAGCTGATACTCAGCACAG CAATGAACTAACATGTGCCCATGAAGACTTCTGCAATCTGAATCTATCTGACGACTCCAGTCTCAAAAGCAAGGACCTGTACAGGCTGAACAAGCAGAAATGTACCACAGACACGAGCCACTGCATCCCTGTTAAACCACAACTCAGCTGA
- the rnf207b gene encoding RING finger protein 207 isoform X3 has protein sequence MFMHQSIVKGVCALPQEDRLLKFLVDNSADSEEVVQCANCDWECKKQDVDAMYYCNTCNQPLCGNCREATHKAKMFSRHEIVSLAKRTKEAHKKCALHEELYIMFSTEKKSMLCINCFRDMPVESRAHCIDIETAYMQGCEKLDQAVLAVKELQTSAREAIVLLKAMIGEVRANVDEEESAICTLFNSMQEKLAERKKILLKAAQSQHEEKERAFKEQLSHLAALLPTLQVHLVTCSAFLSSANKFEFLDMGYQLMERLKKIVKLPHRLRPSQSSKINTEYRSEFARCLEPLLLLGQRRSVSTAGSVSGLGNSGGLLPSVTCHSQTGGHMTLDSSVVRKPTSHRYISTKVLLAEGGESPFMDHCRNYENSYKNLQTEIQKLKDQVQETHRDLTKHHSLIKTDTMSEILDRSLEMDREISSEYKSVEIMRAMFEEIWEETFQRVANEQEIYEAQLHDLVQLKQENSYLTTIARQIGPYIRSIAKVKERLEPSRLKEPKELKDDCTETMLKLYEDSSMAADTQHSNELTCAHEDFCNLNLSDDSSLKSKDLYRLNKQKCTTDTSHCIPVKPQLS, from the exons ATGTTTAT GCACCAGTCTATTGTGAAAGGGGTGTGTGCGTTGCCTCAAGAGGACCGACTGCTGAAGTTCTTGGTGGATAATTCTGCAGACAGCGAGGAAGTCGTGCAGTGTGCCAACTGTGACTGGGAGTGCAAGAAACAG GATGTGGATGCAATGTATTATTGCAACACTTGCAACCAGCCCCTTTGTGGAAACTGCAGAGAAGCCACCCACAAGGCCAAGATGTTCTCACGCCATGAAATTGTCTCCCTGGCAAAGCGCACCAAAGAAGCCCACAAAAAGTGTG CCCTCCATGAAGAACTATACATCATGTTCTCTACAGAGAAGAAGTCTATGCTTTGCATCAACTGTTTCCGAGACATGCCAGT GGAGAGCAGAGCGCACTGCATTGATATTGAGACAGCCTATATGCAAGGCTGTGAAAAACTGGACCAAGCCGTTTTA GCTGTGAAAGAACTCCAGACATCAGCACGAGAAGCCATTGTTCTCCTGAAAGCTATGATTGGAGAAGTCAGGGCGAATGTGGACGAGGAGGAGAGTGCAATTTGTACCCTTTTTAACAGCATGCAG GAAAAActagcagagagaaagaagattCTGCTTAAAGCAGCTCAGAG CCAGCATGAGGAGAAGGAACGGGCTTTTAAAGAGCAGCTGTCACACCTGGCTGCACTGCTGCCAACTCTCCAG GTCCATCTGGTTACATGCTCTGCTTTCCTTAGTTCAGCAAACAAGTTTGAGTTTCTAGACATGGGTTAT CAACTGATGGAGAGGCTGAAGAAGATTGTGAAGCTGCCACACAGACTCAGACCATCACAGAGCAGTAAG ATCAACACGGAGTATCGTTCGGAATTTGCCCGCTGTCTGGAGCCCCTGTTACTTCTGGGTCAGCGACGCTCAGTGTCCACGGCAGGCAGCGTCTCAGGACTGGGCAACAGTGGTGGACT GCTGCCATCTGTGACCTGTCACTCCCAAACAGGCGGACATATGACTCTAGACTCCTCAGTGGTCCGAAAACCCACTTCTCACCGCTACATCAGCACTAAGGTCCTCCTGGCTGAGGGTGGAGAAAGTCCCTTCATGGACCATTGCCGAAATTATGAGAACAGCTACAAG AACTTGCAGACAGAAATCCAGAAGCTTAAAGACCAGGTGCAGGAGACTCACAGAGACCTGACTAAACATCATTCCCTCATAAAGACAGACACCATGAGCGAAATCCTGGATAGGTCTctggagatggacagagagatcTCATCAGAATACAAATCTGTCGAGATCATGAGGGCCATGTTTGAAGAG ATCTGGGAAGAGACGTTCCAAAGGGTGGCAAACGAGCAAGAAATTTATGAAG CACAACTTCATGACTTAGTTCAGTTAAAGCAAGAAAATTCCTACCTGACGACTATTGCTCGGCAAATAGGTCCATATATACGATCCATAGCGAAGGTGAAGGAACGCCTAGAACCCAG CAGGCTCAAGGAGCCAAAGGAGCTTAAAGATGACTGCACTGAGACCATGCTGAAACTTTATGAGGACAGCAGCATGGCAGCTGATACTCAGCACAG CAATGAACTAACATGTGCCCATGAAGACTTCTGCAATCTGAATCTATCTGACGACTCCAGTCTCAAAAGCAAGGACCTGTACAGGCTGAACAAGCAGAAATGTACCACAGACACGAGCCACTGCATCCCTGTTAAACCACAACTCAGCTGA